Proteins encoded by one window of Deltaproteobacteria bacterium:
- a CDS encoding VOC family protein, translating to MLTVGNFDACLPFYEELLGFLGLRPVLKADGFLYCVGGRTAVGIVQAEDRWRDERFVQLHPGLHHVCFRARERADVDAVHEFLVGIGAKIVHPPEDGPWAPGYYSVLFEDPGGTRLEVNHVPGKGLLA from the coding sequence ATGCTCACCGTCGGCAACTTCGACGCCTGCCTGCCCTTTTACGAGGAACTGCTCGGCTTCCTCGGCCTCCGGCCCGTCCTCAAGGCCGACGGCTTCCTCTACTGCGTGGGCGGGCGGACGGCGGTCGGCATCGTCCAGGCCGAGGACCGCTGGCGCGACGAGCGCTTCGTGCAGCTCCACCCCGGGCTCCACCACGTGTGCTTCCGCGCCCGCGAGCGGGCCGACGTGGACGCCGTGCACGAGTTCCTGGTCGGGATCGGTGCGAAGATCGTTCACCCGCCGGAAGACGGCCCGTGGGCGCCCGGCTACTACTCGGTCCTGTTCGAGGACCCGGGTGGGACCCGTCTCGAGGTGAACCACGTGCCGGGGAAGGGGCTGCTCGCCTAG
- a CDS encoding DJ-1/PfpI family protein → MAERTLGVVLFPGFELLDVFGPLEAFGGLPGLFRVVLVAEQSGPVASAQQVRAVADHGLADCPRLDLLLVPGGIGTREEVENRALLDWLARRAAEAEIVASVCTGAALLARAGLLDGRRATTNKAFFQWVADHGPHVAWVKAARWVDDGKFVTSSGVSAGIDMALHVIARTCGREVSENVARAMEYEWHTDADWDPFAKVWGLV, encoded by the coding sequence ATGGCGGAACGGACGCTCGGCGTGGTGCTCTTCCCCGGCTTCGAGCTGCTCGACGTGTTCGGGCCGCTCGAGGCGTTCGGCGGCCTGCCCGGGCTCTTCCGCGTGGTGCTGGTCGCCGAGCAGAGCGGGCCGGTCGCGAGCGCGCAGCAAGTGCGCGCGGTCGCGGATCACGGCCTCGCCGACTGCCCCCGCCTAGACCTGCTCCTCGTCCCGGGCGGGATCGGCACGCGCGAGGAGGTCGAGAACCGCGCGCTGCTCGACTGGCTCGCGCGCCGCGCCGCCGAGGCGGAGATCGTGGCATCCGTCTGCACCGGCGCCGCGCTCCTCGCGCGCGCGGGCCTCCTCGACGGCCGGCGCGCGACCACCAACAAGGCCTTCTTCCAGTGGGTCGCCGACCACGGCCCACACGTCGCCTGGGTCAAGGCCGCGCGCTGGGTGGACGACGGGAAGTTCGTCACCTCCTCCGGCGTCTCGGCCGGCATCGACATGGCGCTCCACGTGATCGCGCGCACCTGCGGCCGCGAGGTGAGCGAAAACGTCGCGCGCGCCATGGAGTACGAGTGGCACACCGACGCGGACTGGGACCCCTTCGCGAAGGTGTGGGGCCTGGTCTAG